In Halorussus limi, a genomic segment contains:
- a CDS encoding metal-dependent transcriptional regulator: protein MLSDVMEDYLKAIYALQQDEEGPVATSAIAEYLDVTPPTVTSMVEKLEERGLVEREKYKGVELSAEGETVALEVLRHHRLLESYLTEHLDYSWSEVHEEADTLEHHISEEFEQRVAEALGDPEVDPHGDPIPSADLTPPEADDTAPLSDHGPGDRLVVARVSDRDEEELRYLADAGIAPETELVVVDVAPFGMVTVRFDADGDREQSLPENVARSIRVRPADGSGGTENGDNGEGVEA, encoded by the coding sequence ATGTTGAGCGACGTGATGGAAGACTACCTCAAAGCGATATACGCCCTCCAGCAGGACGAGGAGGGTCCCGTCGCCACCTCCGCCATCGCCGAGTATCTGGACGTGACGCCCCCGACCGTGACCAGCATGGTCGAGAAACTCGAAGAGAGAGGGCTGGTCGAGCGCGAGAAGTACAAGGGGGTCGAACTCTCCGCCGAGGGCGAGACCGTGGCGCTCGAAGTGCTGCGCCACCACCGCCTGCTCGAATCCTACCTGACCGAACACCTCGACTACTCGTGGAGCGAAGTCCACGAGGAGGCCGACACGCTCGAACACCACATCAGCGAGGAGTTCGAACAGCGCGTCGCCGAGGCGCTGGGCGACCCCGAGGTGGACCCCCACGGCGACCCCATTCCGAGCGCCGACCTCACGCCGCCCGAGGCCGACGACACCGCCCCGCTCTCGGACCACGGCCCCGGCGACAGACTCGTCGTCGCGCGGGTGAGCGACCGCGACGAGGAGGAACTGCGCTACCTCGCGGACGCCGGCATCGCGCCCGAGACCGAACTCGTCGTCGTGGACGTGGCCCCGTTCGGGATGGTGACGGTCCGGTTCGACGCCGACGGCGACCGCGAGCAGAGTCTCCCCGAGAACGTCGCGCGCTCCATCCGGGTCCGGCCCGCGGACGGCAGCGGCGGGACCGAGAACGGCGACAACGGCGAAGGCGTCGAGGCCTGA